TTCCCCGATGGCATAAATGTCGGGATTGGTTGTTTGCAGTTCGTCGTTAACCATGATGCCACCGCGCGGACCGACGCCCAAGCCGACGAGTTTGGCTAATTCGTCGCGGGGACGAATGCCGGCCGAAACCACCACCATATCCACCTCCAGCAAACTGCCATCGACAAAAGCGAGCCCTTTTACGCAGGATTCGCCTTCAAAGTGCGCCGTGTTTTTATGGAGGTGAATGTGAATGCCCAACGCTTCCATTTTTCGTTTGAGCATTCCTGCGCCGGCGGCATCCAATTGCCGGGGCATGAGACGCGGAGCGAACTCAATGACGTGGGTTTCGAGCCCGAGGTCGAGCGTGGCTTTGGCAGCTTCCAGACCCAAAAGTCCGCCACCGATCACTGCCGCCCGGGTGGCTTTTTGTGCGTAGCTCATGATGGCGTCTAAGTCTTCGATGGTTCGATAGACAAATACGCCTTCTTTTTCAACGCCCGGAACAGGAGGTACGAAAGCCGAAGAGCCGGTCGCGAGAATGAGTTTGTCGTAGTCAACCCTACGTCCCGTGTGGGTGATTACGCAGTGTTCTTCGGGATGGATGTGCAGCACACACTCGCCCGTGAGGAGTTGAATGCCGTTATCGGCATACCAACTTGCCGGGGCCATCGTCAGCTCGTCGACCGACGTGCCGGAGAAATAGGCGGAGAGATGAACCCGATCGTATGCCGGTCGAGGTTCTTCACCGATCACCGTGATAGAAAACGAGCCGCCACCCGCTTTGTTCAGCAACTTTTCGCAGAACTTATAGCCTACCATTCCGTTGCCTACTACCACTACCTTTTGAGGTTGTGCCATGAAAAAATGTTTTTTTGATAATCCCTGAGTACGCTTTTTACTTACTGCTAAGTGTTGAAATAATTAAGAAATAACCAATTATTGATAAAACTTAAAATGGTGAAATTCACAAAAAAATAACCGAAAAACGGTTTTTTCAAACCTTTGTTTTTCAATAACTGAACTGTTTTTGAAATTATTACTTAAAAATAATACTTAATTTTACTAAAAGTGCTATTTTTGAATAAATATTTTTTGAAATACCTGCTTGACAAAATAATATTTCAATAAAGTATTTATAAAGTACAAAAACGTTTGTTGAACCGGTGCCCGGCGTCTGAAAATTTCTAAGTAATAAAAAGGGTGGCGGCCCTGCTTTCAGATACCTGCACTTTCTAAAAAAGGGATTAACCATGAAACCGAAAGTAACATTGGTAGGAGCAGGTCCCGGTGACCCTGAACTTATCTCTCTGAAAGGAATGAAGGCCATTCAGGCGGCTGATGTGGTGTTGTATGATGCGTTGGTCTCTGTCGAGCTGCTTTCATACGCACCTGCCCGTGCGCGTATTGTCTATGTAGGTAAACGACGCGGGCGGTGTGAGTTTGTGCAACAGGACCTCAATCAATTGATCGTGGACTGCGCCCTGACCTACGGCCACGCGGTCAGGCTCAAAGGCGGGGATTCGTTTGTGTTTGGGCGAGGGTATGAAGAAATCTCTTTTGCACAGCAGTTTGGCATCGAAACGGCCGTGATCCCGGGGATTTCGAGCAGTATCGCCGTGCCGGCGCTGGCGGGTATCCCGCTGACGTGCCGGGGCGTGAGTGAAAGCTTCTGGGTATTGACCGGAACGACCCAAAATCATAGTCTCTCCAAAGACGTTGCCAAAGCGGCACAAAGCTCGGCTACCCTCGTAATTTTGATGGGAATGCAGCACCTTTCGCAGATCGTGTCCGAACTGACCGGCGTGGGCAAAGCTCAGACACCCGTTGCGATCATTCAAAACGGCAGTATGCCTGAGGAAAAAATAGGGATCGGAACGGTAGAAACCATCGCTGGAATTGTTGAAAAGCAACAATTGACCAATCCGGCGATCATCATTATCGGCGAAGTGGTACGGCTGCATCCGTCTTTTGAAAACGGTAGAATAGAGGCATTGGCGGCTTTGGGTTACTAAAAACCTCTTCCGTATGAAACGCCTTTCTTTCGTGTCGATCCTATCCTTTTTTTTCTACATTTCAAATGCGCAATCAGCGCCTGAGCTTTGTCAGGGGGCGTATTTTACCGAACCTCAGGGGAAAGATTTTTTGGCGCAGTACGTTCCGGCTTCTCAACAGGAATGGGAAGCACGGGCGCAACAGATTCGAAACCGTATTTTGGAAGGGGGAGAATTAGGAAAGTTGCCACCACGACCTGCCTCAAAGCCCCTCATACACAGTCGCAGGGAAATGGACGGCTATACGGTAGAAAATGTGGCATTTGAGAGCATTGAAGGCTATTATGTAACCGGGAACCTGTACAAACCGCTGCACCGAAAAGGACCCTTCGCGGCGATTTTATGCCCACACGGCCACACCGCCAATCCGGATGCCCGTTTTCTGGAGCCGATGCAGTTTCGCTGCGCCAATCTGGCCCGTATGGGTGCGGTGGTGTTTGCCTACGATATGGTCGGTTACAGTGACTCTCAACTCAGCACGCACAAAATTCCCAAAGCCTTTAAATTGCAGACCATCAACAGCATCCGGGCCTTGGACTTTTTATTGTCACAACCCAACATTGATAAAAATCGGGTAGGCGTAACGGGTGAGTCGGGCGGCGGGACCCAGACCTTTATGCTTACGGCACTGGACCCTCGGATCAAAGTGTCGGTTCCCGTGGTGATGGTCTCGGCCCATTTCTTCGGTGGATGCACCTGCGAAAGCGGAATGCCCGTGCATAAAAAAGGAGATTTTCAAACCAATAACGTAGAAGTTGCAGCATTGGCGGCTCCGCGCCCCATGTTGCTGGTATCAGACGGAGCGGATTGGACCAAGAACAATCCGTCGGTGGAATACCCGCATTTACAAAAGATCTACGGATTATACGGTAAAGCGAATCTGGTCGAAAATGTGCATTTACCCAACGAAAAGCATGATTACGGACCCTCAAAACGGGCAGCGGCCTATCGTTTTCTGGCGAAGCATTTAAGGCTGGATCTGTCGAAAGTAACCACCGCCGATGGCAGCATTGACGAGAGCCATGCCAAGCTGCTTGATCGCAAAGACCTGAAGGTATTCAATGCCGCGCACCCGCGTCCGACCAATGCCGTGGTTGGGGAAGAGGCGGTGATGGCGCTGTTGAAATGATATAAAAGGGTGTCAGACAGCATCCAACCGTCTGACACCGATTATTTCTCATAATTTATCCAATGCTCGGCCCAGATCTTCCATTAAATACTCGACCTCTTCCAACCCGATATAAAGCCGTACCAGACGGTGTTCTCTATCTGTCGGGTCAAATTGGTCAGGGCGCAGACCCGCACATTTGGGCATGATGAGCGATTCATGACCGCCCCAACTTACCGCCAGCAAAAAGTGTTTCAGGTTTTTGGCAAATTGTTCGATCTGTTCATAGCGGGTCACGTTGAGGGCAATGGTCAATAGCCCACACGCGCCGGTCATCTGCTTTTTTGCCAATTCATATTGGGGGAAGTCCGGGTCGAGCGGGAAGTAAACACGCTCAATGGCCGGATGATTTTTTAAAAAAGCCACCACTTTTTGGGTACTTTCCGAAATATGTCTCAGACGAACAGGCAAAGTACGCAGCCCGCGCAGCAATAGCCAACCGTTGAACGGCGACACAAAAGCGCCTGTGTTGAGGGCTTCCCGGTCAAAAATCTGCTTGATCATGGCTTTGCTGCCTGTCAATACACCCGCGACCGTATCTGAGTGCCCGCCAATGTATTTGGTGGCTGATTGCAGGCACAGGTCAATGCCGAAACGATGCGGTTTTTGAAACAGCGGCGAGCAGTAGCTGTTATCAATGACAGTCACAATCCCCCGCGATTTTGCCAGTTGGGCCACCGCTTCCAGATCCTGAAGATCGAAGGTCAGGGTATTGGGTGATTCGAGGTAAATGACTTTGGTGTTTGGCTGAAGGGCCGCTTCAAAGTTCTCAATCATTGTCCCGTCTACGTACGTTGTCGCGACATTGTAGCGGGGCAGGATGTTGTCAAACAATTTCCACGCCCAGGTATAAGGTTTATGAACGCTCACAATGTGGTCGCCGGCCTGTACATTGGACATGACCGCGCAAAAAATGGCCGAGGCGCCGCTGTTCAGTACCAAACAGTCTTCGGCTTCGTCCAAGGCGGCCAATTTTTGACGCAGGATGTCGACCGTTGGATTGACCCCTCGCGAGTACAGATACGTCGACATTTCATCGTCAAAAGCGGCGCGCAGGGAAGCAAAATCGTTGAAAACAAAATTACTGGTTTGAACAATGGGAGGACTGACGGCATTAAAATAGCGCTCGCGGTCTTCGGCGAGTTCGTTGATGATGTGAGAATAGTGCATGCAAAAAATGGTTAGCGCAGTAACATTCGGTTTAAAATGCGAAAATAGACTGCCGTGCCGATTATTTTACTGATGCAAAGAATAAATGTGATTTATCAGGAAGACATTTTCTCATCATTGCTCTGCAAAGGAAGGGATATTACAAACTGGGTTCCTTTGCCAAGTTGTGAAAACACCCATATTTTACCGTTGTGAAGTTGAATGATCCGCTGCGTAAGGGCCAGTCCAATACCGTGTCCTTTGCGGGACTTGCTTGCATCGCCGCGGTAAAAAGGTTCAAAAATGTGCGGGAGATCTTCTTCCGAAATTCCGATACCCCGATCCGTGAATGAAATCCGAACGGTATCGCTTTGGGTTAGCAATGATACGTTAACGCGATGTTCTTCAGAGTATTTGCATCCGTTTTCCATAATGTTCATGAACGCCATCTGCAGGAGCGCCCTGTCACCCTTTATTCTGAATTCCGATTCTTCTTCCTGGGATTCATCAAACTCAATCTGAATATTATAGTGGGAAAATTGCGTAAGCAGCAGTTCACGGACCTGCCAAAGCAGATCATCCGTGTTAAGGGATCGAAAATGCAGTTGAAAAATGTCGTTATTGATGCGGGCCAGTTCCAACAGCCCATTGATCAGATCCCGCATCTTTTTTACTTCTTCAATGGCGTCTTTAATGGTTTGTTGATAGTCTTCCATCGTTCGCTTTTGGAGTAAAGCTACTTCCAATTGTCCCATCATAATGGTCAGAGGGGTTCGCAACTCATGGGAAGCATGGGATACAAAACTGCGTTGGGAGCTGAAAGCGTCTTCCAGTCGGCTCAGCAGGTCATTAAAGGTAGCCGCCAATTGTCCCAATTCATCTTTTTGGCGTCGGGCTTTGAGCCGTTCGTGGATATTACGGGCTGAAATATTTTTTACCTGCTCAATAATGTCAGAAACAGGACGTAAGGCGTCGCTTGCAAAAAACCAACCTGCCAGCACGACCAATAATAAACTTACGGTCCATCCTGTAAACAAAATGAGTCTCAACCGTTCCAACTTACTGAAACCGTACATATCAATGGCATAGGCCACTACCACCAACACCTGCTTTCGTTTATCTATGTATCTGACCCCTACGATTTCTTTTTCGCCGTCACGCAGGCTCAGATCCCGACCGGCGCGCACTTGAGCCAGCAGGGCAGGAGCAATCCTGTACGGTTTTTTCCCGCTGTCGTACACAATTTTATCGGCGGCATCATACACCGTAACCTCTTCGTTGTACATGGTGGTCAGGTCATTGCGCTCAATATCATGCAATAACTCTTCGGTGATTCCTCCCACATCTTCAAAAAGCCGTACGGTTGTCAGGGCCTTATCATGAAGACGCTTGTTGAATTCTTTTTCACGAAACTGATTGTATAAATAATAGACCGATAACGAAAAGGCGAGCATGATAGAGCCCACCAACACCGCAAAGAGGAGCGTGAGGCGGAGCCGAATGTTCATATTCTCATTCCAGTGCGAAACGTCCAGTATTCTTTTCATTATTCTTTGAGAATATATCCCATTCCAACTACCGTGTGAATCAATTTATGCTCAAATTCTTTGTCTATTTTTTTACGCAGAAAATTAACATAGACATCAATGGTATTGGTGCCGGTATCAAAATGAATGTCCCATACTTTCTCGGCGATGTCTACCCGCGACACCACTCGACCACGATTTCGCATAAAATACTCCAACAAACCAAACTCTTTGGCTGTCAGCTCGATACGGTGTCCATCCCGCCGAGCGATACGCTCGTTTAGGTCCAGTTCCAAATTCGCTATTTTTAAGACATTGGACGTTGGTCCGCTTTCTGAGTTGCGTTTTTGTAAGGCTCTCAGTCGAACAATAAGCTCCTGAAATTCAAATGGTTTGACCAAATAGTCATCGGCTCCGGATTCAAAGCCGGCCAACTTATCGTTGAGGGTCCCAAGTGCGGTAAGCATTAGGATCGGGGTACGAATGTTTTCCCGACGAAGAAGTGCCGCCAGTTCAAAGCCATTGATTTTAGGTAAATTGACGTCCAAAACTATCACATCGTAGGGATTGGAGAGCGCCAAACTGCTGCCCATTTGACCGTCAAAAGCTACATCTACCTCCCATGCCTGCTCTTCAAGTCCTTTTTTTATAAACCCTGCCAGTTTTGGCTCGTCTTCAACAATTAAAACTTTCATAAACAAACAATTAAGTAAAGAGTGGATACCTCAACCCGGGTTCAATTTTAAAGATAAGAATTTTTTGAAGAAAGTCTTCTTCTTTATTTTAACCGGCTTTTAATAAACAGGCTTAAATCCTAACGGTCGGTCAAAAACGGCCGGTCATCGGTAACTTATCGTTTTTTGTCTAATGTATGTTTTTGATGCAAACTATCTCGTCTATCTTTAGATTATAATAAGTTATAATTTTACTTAGAAAACTGCAAATTTATCTCGTATATGTATTTCTCTACCTCTCTTAATAGACTGGGGGCTGCCTGTCTGGTCGTATTGACCGTTGCTGTCTCTGTCTATAGCCAATCTGCACCTCCCGAAGAAAACAGGTTTACCAAAAGTGTCCTGACCGAAAAGCTGGATGAACCGATGGAAATGACCTTTTTGCCCGATAAACGTATCCTTTTTATTGAGCGTAAAGGAAACCTGAAAGCCTATGATCCCAAAACCCGGGAAGTAAGTGTACTGGCAACCATCCCTGTCAATACCAAATACACCAACCGACAGGGACAGGTGCGCGAAGCGGAAGAAGGTCTGATGGGACTGATTGCCGACCCGAATTACGCGAAGAACAATTGGATATACATGTATTATGCCGATCCGATCGATAAAAAACACGTGTTGGCACGTTGGGAATTGAAAGGCAATGAACTGGTGGAAGCTTCCAAAAAAATTCTGTTGGAAGTCACTACTCAACGCGAAGAATGCTGCCATACCGGCGGTGGAATGGTGTTTGACAAAGTTGGTAATTTGTACCTGACTACGGGAAACAATACCAGCAACAGCAACTCTGACGGATATGCTCCCATTGACGAGCGTCCCGGACAAAGCACTTGGGATGACCAGCGCGGCGCGGCCAATACCAACGATCTGAGAGGTAAAATACTGCGTATCAAACCGCAGGCCGACGGTACTTACACCATTCCTGACGGAAACCTGTTCCCGAAAGGAACGGCCAAAGCCCGTCCTGAGATCTACACCATGGGGCATCGCAATCCGTGGAGACCTTCCATCGACAGTAAAACGGGCTTTTTGTATTGGGGCGAAGTAGGCCCCGATGCCTCGCAGGACTCGCCTCGCGGGCCGCGCGGATACGACGAATTCAATCAGGCCAAGGGCCCCGGCTTTTTCGGTTGGCCTTATTTCATCGGTGATAATAAAGTGTATGCCGATTGGGATTTTGAAAACAATAAACTCAAAGCGGATTCAAAGTTTGACCCGGCCAAACCCATCAACGATTCGCCCAATAATACCGGCCTTCGTGAACTGCCTCCGGCTCAGAAAGCCTTTGTATGGTATCCATACGGTAATTCAACCGAATTTCCATTGGTGGGAAGCTCCGGCCGAAGTGCTACAGGGGGGCCGGTGTTCAGGAAGTCAGATTTCAAAAATGCGCCCCGTCCTTTCCCGGACTATTACGAAGGAAAATGGCTCATGGTTGAATTTATGCGCGGCTGGATCATGGCTGTGACGATGGACGAAAACGGCAATTATAAATCCATGGAGCGTTTTATGCCGAGTGAAAACTTCAGCAGCGCCATCGACATGGACTTCAGCCCTGACGGAGATTTGTACGTACTTGAGTACGGCAGTGCGTGGTTTAGAGGAAACGACAATGCACGGTTGGTAAAGATCGAATACAACGCCGGCAATCGAACCCCGATCGTTGAAGCTGCGGCCGACAAAAAAGCGGGGGCTGTTCCGTTCAAGGTAGCGTTTACTTCGGAAGGAACGAGGGATTTTGACCGGGATATACTGAAATATGAGTGGAAGATCACGTCTAAAGCAGGTGTGTTCAAAACGCTTACCCAACCGAATCCAACGGTAACATTTGATAAGCCCGGGATGTATAAAGCAACCTTGACCGTCACAGATCCTAAAGGTGCTAAAAACAGCCGAACGCTGGAAATCAAAGCAGGAAACGAAGCGCCGGAAGTAGCCTTGGAAGTAACCAAAGGCAATAAGTCGTTCTTCTTCCCAAACGAAAATATAGAGTACAAAGTAAAGGTAAAGGATAAAGAGGATGGAAGTTTGGAGGATGGAAAGATTGCTCCGAGCCAGGTAGCGGTCAATATCGACTACATGCCGGATTCCTTTGATCCCATCGAAATTGCGTCCAATTATCGCGGAACGGATGCTGCGGCACGCTTTTCAACCGGCTACAAACTCATGAGCGGCAGCGATTGTAAGTCTTGCCATATCATGGATAAAAAATCAGTCGGACCAAGCTACAAAGACATTGCGCAGAAATACAAAGGCGATGCCGCCGCTCCCGAAAAACTGGCCCATAAAATCATCTCCGGCGGCGGAGGCGTATGGGGAGACCATGCCATGAGCGCTCACCCGCAAATCTCCAAAAATGATGCCGCTACCATGGTTAAATATATTTTGAACTTGGGAGAAAAACCGCTGGAAGCCAAGTCATTGCCTACTGCCGGAGCCTTTAAAACCAAGGTTCCCGAAGGAGAGAACGGACGCGGAAGCTACGTTTTGCGGGCCGCTTATACCGACAGAGGGACCAAATTATTGTCGCCGCTGATGGCTGAAAACATTCTGCACTTACGGAATCCATCCTTAGACCCTGCCAAAGCGGATAACAGTAAAGGAACGCAGTTGCTGATCACGCCCTCAAAATCATTTAACATTATCGGAAATGAAGCGTATATCGGGTACAACCAATTGGATTTGACGGGCATCAAGCAAATTGAAGTATTGGCACAGGCCACTACCCGCGTAGGTGCTTCGGGAGGCGTGGTCGAAATACGTTTGGGTTCTCCCACGGGTAAATTAATTGGACAAACCAATCCGGTGGAAGTAAAAGACCCCGCCCCTATGACACCGCCGCCCGCGGCTTCGGGCAATCCTGCGGCAGGAGGAGCCAATGCTCCGCAACGGCAGGCCGCCGCAAATGACCCGGCAGCGAGAGCCCGAAGAGGTGCTCAGCAAGCCGTTGCTAAGATCGAAGCGACCGAGGGAATGCATGATGTGTAT
Above is a window of Runella slithyformis DSM 19594 DNA encoding:
- the cobA gene encoding uroporphyrinogen-III C-methyltransferase yields the protein MKPKVTLVGAGPGDPELISLKGMKAIQAADVVLYDALVSVELLSYAPARARIVYVGKRRGRCEFVQQDLNQLIVDCALTYGHAVRLKGGDSFVFGRGYEEISFAQQFGIETAVIPGISSSIAVPALAGIPLTCRGVSESFWVLTGTTQNHSLSKDVAKAAQSSATLVILMGMQHLSQIVSELTGVGKAQTPVAIIQNGSMPEEKIGIGTVETIAGIVEKQQLTNPAIIIIGEVVRLHPSFENGRIEALAALGY
- a CDS encoding alpha/beta hydrolase family protein; this translates as MKRLSFVSILSFFFYISNAQSAPELCQGAYFTEPQGKDFLAQYVPASQQEWEARAQQIRNRILEGGELGKLPPRPASKPLIHSRREMDGYTVENVAFESIEGYYVTGNLYKPLHRKGPFAAILCPHGHTANPDARFLEPMQFRCANLARMGAVVFAYDMVGYSDSQLSTHKIPKAFKLQTINSIRALDFLLSQPNIDKNRVGVTGESGGGTQTFMLTALDPRIKVSVPVVMVSAHFFGGCTCESGMPVHKKGDFQTNNVEVAALAAPRPMLLVSDGADWTKNNPSVEYPHLQKIYGLYGKANLVENVHLPNEKHDYGPSKRAAAYRFLAKHLRLDLSKVTTADGSIDESHAKLLDRKDLKVFNAAHPRPTNAVVGEEAVMALLK
- a CDS encoding trans-sulfuration enzyme family protein, coding for MHYSHIINELAEDRERYFNAVSPPIVQTSNFVFNDFASLRAAFDDEMSTYLYSRGVNPTVDILRQKLAALDEAEDCLVLNSGASAIFCAVMSNVQAGDHIVSVHKPYTWAWKLFDNILPRYNVATTYVDGTMIENFEAALQPNTKVIYLESPNTLTFDLQDLEAVAQLAKSRGIVTVIDNSYCSPLFQKPHRFGIDLCLQSATKYIGGHSDTVAGVLTGSKAMIKQIFDREALNTGAFVSPFNGWLLLRGLRTLPVRLRHISESTQKVVAFLKNHPAIERVYFPLDPDFPQYELAKKQMTGACGLLTIALNVTRYEQIEQFAKNLKHFLLAVSWGGHESLIMPKCAGLRPDQFDPTDREHRLVRLYIGLEEVEYLMEDLGRALDKL
- a CDS encoding sensor histidine kinase, with amino-acid sequence MKRILDVSHWNENMNIRLRLTLLFAVLVGSIMLAFSLSVYYLYNQFREKEFNKRLHDKALTTVRLFEDVGGITEELLHDIERNDLTTMYNEEVTVYDAADKIVYDSGKKPYRIAPALLAQVRAGRDLSLRDGEKEIVGVRYIDKRKQVLVVVAYAIDMYGFSKLERLRLILFTGWTVSLLLVVLAGWFFASDALRPVSDIIEQVKNISARNIHERLKARRQKDELGQLAATFNDLLSRLEDAFSSQRSFVSHASHELRTPLTIMMGQLEVALLQKRTMEDYQQTIKDAIEEVKKMRDLINGLLELARINNDIFQLHFRSLNTDDLLWQVRELLLTQFSHYNIQIEFDESQEEESEFRIKGDRALLQMAFMNIMENGCKYSEEHRVNVSLLTQSDTVRISFTDRGIGISEEDLPHIFEPFYRGDASKSRKGHGIGLALTQRIIQLHNGKIWVFSQLGKGTQFVISLPLQSNDEKMSS
- a CDS encoding response regulator transcription factor, which encodes MKVLIVEDEPKLAGFIKKGLEEQAWEVDVAFDGQMGSSLALSNPYDVIVLDVNLPKINGFELAALLRRENIRTPILMLTALGTLNDKLAGFESGADDYLVKPFEFQELIVRLRALQKRNSESGPTSNVLKIANLELDLNERIARRDGHRIELTAKEFGLLEYFMRNRGRVVSRVDIAEKVWDIHFDTGTNTIDVYVNFLRKKIDKEFEHKLIHTVVGMGYILKE
- a CDS encoding PQQ-dependent sugar dehydrogenase, which encodes MYFSTSLNRLGAACLVVLTVAVSVYSQSAPPEENRFTKSVLTEKLDEPMEMTFLPDKRILFIERKGNLKAYDPKTREVSVLATIPVNTKYTNRQGQVREAEEGLMGLIADPNYAKNNWIYMYYADPIDKKHVLARWELKGNELVEASKKILLEVTTQREECCHTGGGMVFDKVGNLYLTTGNNTSNSNSDGYAPIDERPGQSTWDDQRGAANTNDLRGKILRIKPQADGTYTIPDGNLFPKGTAKARPEIYTMGHRNPWRPSIDSKTGFLYWGEVGPDASQDSPRGPRGYDEFNQAKGPGFFGWPYFIGDNKVYADWDFENNKLKADSKFDPAKPINDSPNNTGLRELPPAQKAFVWYPYGNSTEFPLVGSSGRSATGGPVFRKSDFKNAPRPFPDYYEGKWLMVEFMRGWIMAVTMDENGNYKSMERFMPSENFSSAIDMDFSPDGDLYVLEYGSAWFRGNDNARLVKIEYNAGNRTPIVEAAADKKAGAVPFKVAFTSEGTRDFDRDILKYEWKITSKAGVFKTLTQPNPTVTFDKPGMYKATLTVTDPKGAKNSRTLEIKAGNEAPEVALEVTKGNKSFFFPNENIEYKVKVKDKEDGSLEDGKIAPSQVAVNIDYMPDSFDPIEIASNYRGTDAAARFSTGYKLMSGSDCKSCHIMDKKSVGPSYKDIAQKYKGDAAAPEKLAHKIISGGGGVWGDHAMSAHPQISKNDAATMVKYILNLGEKPLEAKSLPTAGAFKTKVPEGENGRGSYVLRAAYTDRGTKLLSPLMAENILHLRNPSLDPAKADNSKGTQLLITPSKSFNIIGNEAYIGYNQLDLTGIKQIEVLAQATTRVGASGGVVEIRLGSPTGKLIGQTNPVEVKDPAPMTPPPAASGNPAAGGANAPQRQAAANDPAARARRGAQQAVAKIEATEGMHDVYFVFKNPKAQPNQMLMSVVSIQFQNTIPNL